Proteins encoded by one window of Triplophysa rosa linkage group LG19, Trosa_1v2, whole genome shotgun sequence:
- the LOC130570471 gene encoding sperm-associated antigen 16 protein — MAAKYDVDEYYLEQVLIPDDSDEEYKYEEVTVEDELSVTQGEEDLETAVKAFRDRLDATECATQRVASAKLPVSRIPEVVDDFLRNYLVKMGLERTLDCFQTEWFEMLQKGLLKTDHTELVPDAYTHNQLLDNELKNVQRERDGYKQVAFVAGETIVKLQRERDFHRMQHKRVLQEKNRLIEDLRKLKKHHASYEPALRQLNEKYQTALKQKMLVSLERDRAVSQVQNIDSSLRISHSSPGTQTMTTVGEKIQKKIPPCDIAKHPKDSEFPASTRVNPYLPQIKTLSSLNTKSSNFSLSKSFKAHTMAVSFLALHPRKMIVASSSDDQLWRLWGIPNGEMVMTAEGHTDWLSSCSFHPSGGLLGTTSGDTTVKIWDFAQGRCVLSLEGHIHATWGCSFHSGGDFVASCSMDNTAKVWDLNSERCRCTLRGHVDSVNSIYFLPYSNILLTCSADKTLSLWDARAGLCAQTFYGHKHSCNHATFNGMGDTIASCDSFGVVKLWDVRNVSAMVTMDTGPHPSNQVAFSPTGRMLAVASNDGFVKMVEIASLHVSSLKGHEDAVQSVIFDHKGEYLLSAGSDGAILVWAQQ; from the coding sequence atggCAGCCAAATACGACGTAGATGAATATTACCTCGAGCAAGTTTTAATTCCCGATGACTCCGATGAGGAATACAAATATGAGGAAGTTACTGTTGAGGACGAACTCAGCGTAACGCAGGGAGAAGAGGACTTGGAAACCGCGGTTAAAGCATTTCGGGATCGACTCGATGCCACCGAATGCGCGACGCAGAGGGTCGCTTCAGCCAAGCTACCAGTTTCTAGAATACCTGAGGTGGTGGATGACTTTCTCCGCAATTATCTGGTTAAAATGGGTCTGGAAAGAACACTAGATTGCTTCCAAACGGAATGGTTTGAGATGCTGCAGAAAGGCTTGCTGAAAACAGACCATACAGAGCTTGTGCCAGATGCCTATACACACAATCAGCTCCTGGACAACGAGTTAAAGAATGTACAAAGAGAACGAGACGGCTACAAACAGGTTGCATTTGTAGCTGGAGAGACCATAGTGAAACTTCAGCGCGAGAGAGACTTCCATAGGATGCAGCACAAGCGTGTACTTCAGGAGAAAAACAGGCTTATTGAGGATTTAAGAAAGCTGAAGAAGCACCACGCATCTTATGAGCCTGCTCTTAGACAACTGAATGAGAAGTATCAGACGGCTCTGAAGCAGAAGATGCTGGTTAGTctggagagagacagagctgTCAGCCAGGTCCAAAATATAGACAGCAGTCTTCGGATTTCACATTCTTCCCCAGGAACCCAAACAATGACAACAGTTGGAGAGAAAATCCAGAAGAAAATACCACCCTGTGACATTGCGAAACACCCCAAAGACTCTGAATTCCCAGCGAGCACTCGTGTCAATCCCTACTTGCCACAAATCAAAACTCTTTCCTCCCTAAACACCAAATCATCCAACTTTTCTCTCTCAAAGTCTTTCAAAGCTCACACTATGGCAGTGAGCTTCCTCGCGCTCCATCCCCGAAAAATGATAGTAGCTTCCTCAAGCGATGACCAGCTTTGGAGATTATGGGGAATACCAAATGGAGAGATGGTTATGACCGCTGAGGGTCACACCGATTGGCTATCATCCTGTAGTTTCCATCCCAGCGGTGGTTTATTGGGTACAACAAGTGGGGACACCACAGTTAAGATTTGGGACTTTGCTCAAGGTCGATGCGTGCTTAGCTTGGAAGGACACATCCACGCCACCTGGGGTTGCTCCTTCCATTCCGGTGGCGATTTCGTGGCCTCGTGTTCTATGGACAACACAGCCAAAGTATGGGACTTGAACAGTGAGCGTTGTCGCTGCACACTGCGCGGACATGTCGACTCAGTGAACAGCATTTATTTCTTGCCATACTCAAACATTCTACTCACCTGCTCTGCAGACAAGACCCTCTCACTTTGGGATGCCCGTGCTGGATTGTGTGCTCAGACTTTCTACGGGCACAAGCATTCTTGCAACCATGCAACCTTCAATGGCATGGGTGACACGATTGCATCGTGCGACTCTTTTGGGGTGGTCAAATTATGGGATGTGAGGAACGTATCGGCTATGGTGACCATGGACACCGGACCTCATCCAAGCAATCAAGTGGCCTTTAGTCCAACTGGAAGAATGCTGGCAGTTGCAAGTAATGATGGCTTTGTGAAAATGGTGGAAATTGCATCTTTACATGTGTCAAGTCTAAAAGGTCACGAGGATGCAGTTCAGAGCGTCATTTTTGATCATAAAGGGGAATACCTTCTATCGGCAGGATCTGATGGCGCAATTCTAGTCTGGGCACAGCAATAA
- the ccdc82 gene encoding coiled-coil domain-containing protein 82 yields the protein MMKSVGKLFGLRRKSAPPKSRIDSKNTRVNPIDRMLDDSDEGSYGSTTSASSESEYRTSDDEPGSSDSSYRARASDSDDSSDTDEKSAVSRRQRKRSASATALNDDSSDSSSDVGGEPLRRVLQRKRLRLPEDSEDEALKKKKREAEVKQAAAKRRERKNKLMELSKRRKSGTVRRRRRTMGSDEESEKEEVKGDKPEEPSKADKSEDESSVEEKGSPLNSSEEEKLADSDSLKDFIVEENEQKKEEEPEEEGEGKDKAFLAHLPRQFITGSQRTHFQVVVKALLINVLDSTFLKSLYSGERTKRYAQEMKSSLHHFDERLVLPRLENLKQRSRWKERYKERVECYPTLRVMEIRVHSKGCEACELHRTGRFSVRLSGQLYHNNSLQEDNFMPDDSQCFFVGSVCASRTEVYHALKHFKYHLFQGCRRALEAQKEGEEGDKDGEEDEPVKDTVNKVFAKLQEGGWISEQYEKFQEHLNSADFFQEEKLD from the exons ATGATGAAAAGCGTAGGAAAGCTCTTTGGGCTGCGGCGAAAAAGCGCGCCTCCCAAGTCACGCATTGATAGTAAGAATACGCGTGTGAATCCCATTGATCGCATGTTGGATGACAGCGACGAGGGTTCGTACGGCAGCACGACCAGCGCCAGTTCAGAAAGCGAATACCGGACGTCCGATGATGAGCCCGGTAGCTCTGACAGCTCGTACAGAGCCCGGGCGAGCGACAGCGACGACAGCAGCGACACGGACGAGAAGTCCGCCGTGTCCCGAAGACAGAGGAAAAGATCCGCCAGCGCGACGGCTTTAAATGACGACTCGAGCGATTCTTCCAGCGATGTCGGCGGAGAGCCGCTCAGAAGAGTGCTGCAGAGAAAGCGCCTCAGACTGCCAGAAGATTCAGAGGACGAGGCtctgaagaagaaaaagagagaggctGAGGTGAAACAAGCTGCGGccaagagaagagagaggaagaaTAAACTCATGGAGTTGTCTAAGAGGAGAAAGTCGGGCACTGTGCGTCGCAGGCGCAGGACAATG GGTTCAGATGAAGAGTCGGAGAAAGAGGAAGTTAAAGGAGACAAACCGGAAGAGCCAAGTAAAGCAGATAAATCAGAGGATGAATCTAGTGTGGAAGAAAAGGGCAGTCCTCTGAACAGCAGCGAGGAGGAAAAACTGGCCGACAGTGACAGTCTGAAGGACTTTATTGTGGAGGAAAATGAACAGAAGAAGGAGGAAGAGCCGGAGGAAGAGGGGGAGGGAAAAGATAAGGCCTTTCTCGCTCACCTTCCACGCCAAT TTATCACGGGATCTCAGCGCACCCATTTTCAGGTGGTGGTCAAAGCCTTGCTGATCAATGTCCTGGACTCAACCTTCCTCAAGTCACTTTATA GTGGCGAGCGAACAAAACGGTACGCCCAGGAGATGAAGTCATCGTTGCACCATTTTGACGAGCGATTGGTTCTCCCCCGCTTGGAGAACCTGAAGCAGAGGAGCCGCTGGAAAGAGCGCTACAAA GAACGGGTAGAGTGTTACCCCACACTGCGGGTTATGGAGATAAGGGTCCATTCGAAGGGATGTGAAGCTTGCGAGCTCCACAGAACCGGCCGCTTTAGCGTACGGCTTTCAGGGCAGTTGTATCACAACAACAGCCTGCAGGAGGATAACTTTATGCCTGATGACTCACAG TGTTTCTTTGTTGGCTCTGTCTGTGCGAGTCGAACTGAGGTCTACCATGCCTTGAAGCACTTTAAGTACCATCTCTTCCAGGGGTGTCGTAGAGCTTTAGAAGCTCAGAAGGAAGGAGAAGAAGGGGATAAGGATGGAGAGGAAGACGAACCAGTTAAAGACACAGTCAACAAGGTGTTTGCCAAATTGCAAGAGGGAGGATGGATCAGTGAG CAATATGAGAAGTTTCAGGAACACCTCAATTCTGCAGATTTCTTCCAGGAAGAAAAGCTGGATTGA
- the pomp gene encoding proteasome maturation protein, whose translation MNTRGLRSQLKDSVPVTGLCPQAGPYGVQDTLRRGFSSVKNELLPSHPLELSEKNFQLNQDKMNFNTLRNIQGLHAPLKLQMEYRAARQIQRLPFLPSSNLALDTLRGSDDTIGFEDILNDPVQCEMMGEPHIMTEYKFGLL comes from the exons ATG AATACTCGTGGACTGCGCTCTCAGCTGAAGGACAGTGTTCCTGTGACAGGTCTGTGTCCACAGGCAGGTCCGTATGGGGTACAAGACACACTACGTAGAGG GTTCTCTAGTGTAAAGAATGAGCTGCTTCCAAGTCATCCTTTGGAGCTTTCTGAGAAAAAT TTTCAGCTTAACCAGGACAAGATGAATTTCAACACGCTAAGGAACATTCAGGGACTCCATGCACCACTCAAATTACAGATGGAGTACAGAGCAGCCAGACAG ATTCAGCGATTGCCTTTCCTGCCCAGTTCAAATCTGGCCCTGGATACACTCCGAGGTAGTGATGACACAATTGGCTTTGAGGACATCCTCAACG ATCCTGTCCAGTGTGAGATGATGGGTGAGCCTCACATCATGACTGAATACAAGTTTGGTCTCCTGTGA